The genomic DNA TTTACAATAGattgttttataaatttaaatattataatagtgtcacatttttcattattaaaaatatcattaacTTTAATGATATTGTAATTATCTTTAGTATTATCAAAAAAGGTATCATATGTTCTAATGTTGTTGTTACCCCGTAACTCCATGAcattttttgataattttattttcatttttatatcttttcgttTCTGATGTTTACCCATATCAACAGTTTTACataaatattgtcttttttttgaGGTTAATATTTTACTGAACCTTTTTTTTACTGGCCTCAAGGCATTCTTTTCCAGGAATGGTTCTTGGTCTATTTCAATCGGTCTCTGAGTGTTCTCTGGCAAGGTCGGATTTTCCAGGGATTGTTCCACCTTGCCTGGAAATGGTTGTGCTTGGTCTATTTCCGTCGATCCCGGAGTGTTCTCTGTCCAAGTTGGGTTTTCCAGGGATTGTTCCACCTTGCCTGGAAATGGTTGTGCTTGGCCTATTTCCGCCGATCTCGGAGTGTTCTCTGGCAAGGTCGGATTTTCCATGGATTGTTCCACCTTGCCTGGAAATGGTTGTGCTTGCCCTATTTCCATCGATCTCGGAGTGTTCTCTGGCAAGGTCGGATTTTCCATGGATTGTTCCACCTTGCCTGGAAATGGTTGTGCTTGCCCTATTTCCACTGGAAATGGTTGTTCTTGGCCTATTTCCGCCGGTCTCGGAGTGTTACCTACCAATGCCGGATTTTCCAGGGATTGTTCCACCTTGCCTGGAAATGGTTGTGCTTGCCCTATTTCCATCGATCTCGGAGTGTTCTCTGGCAAGGTTGGATTTTCCATGGATTGTTCCACCTTGTCTGGAAATGGTTGTGTTTGCCCTATTTCCATCGGGCACGTATCGTTCCCTGTCAATGTCGGAAGCGTTTGCACAGTGTTGAAGCTATCGGTCTGGAACATTTCCAAACgggtaaaatc from Macrobrachium nipponense isolate FS-2020 chromosome 22, ASM1510439v2, whole genome shotgun sequence includes the following:
- the LOC135198307 gene encoding fibrous sheath CABYR-binding protein-like, translating into MEIGQAQPFPGKVEQSMENPTLPENTPRSMEIGQAQPFPGKVEQSMENPTLPENTPSSMEIGQAQPFPGKVEQSLENPALVGNTPRPAEIGQEQPFPVEIGQAQPFPGKLELFLEMENFPLDFTRLEMFQTDSFNTVQTLPTLTGNDTCPMEIGQTQPFPDKVEQSMENPTLPENTPRSMEIGQAQPFPGKVEQSLENPALVGNTPRPAEIGQEQPFPVEIGQAQPFPGKVEQSMENPTLPENTPRSMEIGQAQPFPGKVEQSMENPTLPENTPRSAEIGQAQPFPGKVEQSLENPTWTENTPGSTEIDQAQPFPGKVEQSLENPTLPENTQRPIEIDQEPFLEKNALRPDGEYIFILWKADKG